One genomic window of Caenorhabditis elegans chromosome I includes the following:
- the itx-1 gene encoding InTestinal NeureXin-like (Product from WormBase gene class itx;~Confirmed by transcript evidence) has protein sequence MIGCVSIVAVSAGESSPVSQGTPIAYQDIDECPKADACTTKDCNTGRCIQLEVPTCDCYGTEMAGPNCRLPAPTIQLRNNDENEESSAYLRYKPWEMDSHFSRLSMDFRFSDSDAKEGILVYGETSQGKIFKIYVVGTKGKVMLDTTNVADFELREDHSIFHSIIVKIVDGIFNMLVDDNVHRRAFNESDALVFDTIQFGAPIPTDVSEVGVTACVKNVYVDHVDIIELAVLTNDSRTTASRVRSCNNEDLTEFQGPSLFSADPLAEILVEDPSDIKSEFGESVIGADMFPVPSNKKPKTQPLSSCEKANAYMCQNGAGCKKESETEFTCFCKEGYIGKFCQFTTIPRSCAEAYDFLKLPNGATWVDVDGNRKLDPSVTMCTDGQTEIPHDMKPGYVVRDTTYQNHSLFVLSYRDFNSWQLAKYIKNSGSCSQTVNYRCNKAPLRFKEGKTWFKSVSNATEKIKQIGMLPNSCPCLDRGCQSGEKCNCDSGAISEDIGELTGRYSGICEVVTLFDEADVRAEMTISELKCSGYENEKPIRFTERTELKISDWTGESIDLQFRTTETPASLVTVQGNYGEKIISVSLTDGHTVQISNFEALKIIESQTKLNDSNWHHVLIELADGEIRVTVDATHVLMTIGDNAVLEGSVVLGGEGDGLIGCVRNVLINDEPVNLQEIVKTSEKTGITETCDTRCTADFCQNGAKCYEDFVSGMPFCQCAFPDVHSGVNCEIDINTNSSVSFHGGYLKFDDVKNVLNAPIYFSFRTDRTHALLFFAHDQNNNFLQVHLSEEVNVTLTLNNLDIVSQCTVRAQPGTEYGDMRWIQVAITHDSKSSQLQVDDAACTIRTSRVLSEIPITRLLDVYNSELVGMPVGLAAPVKPNPYTFTFIGNVNTGEKTNDGSFILAPKYESPIPRFYGCIRGFQINREMIDMREKTEHLATSEMYEAYGPALVKVGCEVGCSSITCLNGGHCSVAWANTDPSAATTTCDCSRTSYTGASCSLDEGVHMERSGFIEFDISKEMARYVFIEQNSKIPQLLKFAFSSSPEIVLKDKSMLALVVFREKQKLEIEINPNRTINVAITYENGKSDVLNFVGDFLDGYRHFVVVQTNQASATAVMIDSLRQDFEYRGKDKNIDLFNAERIRIGGGPRDRYTETDGYLKAGYTGCISNFIVDYQRGSSLTYKPITYFANPTHHLSKLIMTNRIVLGGCAAFEVPNSLPVYQNRVKFPVWDTEFRRFVYFRDVEPLNDNNDTEWTDEDSGSLMWVVFIIFVLGVIFLIIFCIFMKCCREKIHARDDEYLHDEDIPLHMAPTILRHPQPSPPPIKKSAASNYKIPNPNIDFNKENTFDYDDEDEFAGIADDNVTDDVTVRNEVDDSDNETIRHIDDEVQDEDGMVIVSRPTQVSHLPQRVSSFRTGDPTAPKDSPLYSNIRPPTSPIHASVPVPPPRMSNNSPFA, from the exons ATGATCGGGTGTGTCTCTATTGTAGCTGTTTCCGCTGGAGAGAGCTCTCCAGTGTCCCAAGGAACTCCGATCGCTTATCAGGATATTGATGAGTGCCCGAAAGCGGATGCCTGCACAACGAAGGATTGTAATACG GGTCGCTGCATCCAACTTGAAGTTCCCACCTGTGACTGCTACGGTACAGAGATGGCCGGCCCGAATTGTCGACTGc CTGCTCCAACCATCCAACTCCGCAACAATGATGAAAACGAGGAATCATCTGCGTATCTTCGCTACAAGCCGTGGGAGATGGACTCCCATTTCAGCCGTCTTTCCAtggatttcagattttcggaTTCTGACGCAAAGGAGGGAATTCTGGTGTACGGAGAGACAAGtcaggggaaaattttcaagatttatgTGGTCGGTACCAAGGGAAAAGTGATGCTTGACACGACTAATGTAGCGGATTTCGAGTTGAGAGAGGACCAttcaat ATTCCATAGTATCATCGTCAAAATCGTGGACGGAATATTCAATATGCTCGTGGACGATAATGTCCACCGACGGGCATTCAATGAAAGTGATGCTCTGGTTTTTGATACAATTCAATTTGGAGCACCTATTCCGACGGATGTTTCTGAAGTCGGGGTCACTGCGTGTGTCAAGAATGTCTATGTCGATCATGTTGATATTATTGAACTGGCGGTTTTGACGAATGATTCGAGG ACGACTGCTTCAAGAGTCCGGTCTTGCAACAACGAGGATCTCACAGAATTCCAAGGGCCATCTCTATTCTCTGCTGATCCTCTCGCGGAAATTTTAGTCGAAGATCCCAGTGATATTAAATCAGAGTTTGGTGAGAGTGTGATTGGAGCTGATATGTTCCCGGTGCCAAGTAacaaaa AACCCAAAACACAGCCTCTCAGCAGCTGTGAGAAGGCGAATGCATATATGTGCCAGAACGGAGCCGGTTGCAAGAAGGAGAGCGAGACGGAGTTTACTTGCTTCTGCAAAGAGGGATATATCGGGAAGTTTTGCCAATTCA CAACAATCCCTCGATCCTGTGCAGAAGCCTACGACTTCTTGAAGCTTCCGAATGGTGCCACATGGGTTGATGTGGATGGGAATAGAAAGTTGGATCCTTCCGTGACAATGTGCACTGACGGGCA aactgaAATCCCGCATGACATGAAGCCCGGCTATGTGGTCCGAGATACCACTTACCAAAATCATTCGCTCTTTGTTCTTAGCTACAGAGATTTTAAC TCTTGGCAACTTGCcaaatatatcaaaaactcGGGAAGTTGCTCTCAAACCGTTAATTATCGTTGCAATAAGGCTCCGCTGAGATTCAAAGAAGGAAAAACGTGGTTCAAAAGTGTCTCCAACGCGACGGAGAAGATCAAGCAAATTGGAATGCTGCCGAACTCTTGCCCATGTCTGGATCGCGGATGTCAATCTGGAG AAAAGTGCAACTGTGACTCTGGAGCCATTTCGGAGGACATCGGAGAGCTCACTGGCAGGTATTCGGGAATTTGTGAAGTGGTCACACTTTTTGACGAGGCTGATGTTCGGGCAGAGATGACGATTTCAGAGCTGAAATGTTCAGGATATG aaaatgagaaGCCCATCAGGTTCACTGAAAGGACGGAGCTTAAG atctcCGACTGGACTGGAGAATCCATAGATCTTCAATTCCGAACAACAGAAACCCCTGCCTCCCTGGTGACCGTCCAAGGAAACTATGGTGAAAAGATCATAAGTGTATCACTGACGGACGGGCACACAGTTCAAATTAGCAATTTCGAAGCTCTCAAGATTATCGAGTCCCAGACAAA actaaaCGACAGTAACTGGCATCACGTGCTCATTGAGCTTGCGGACGGTGAAATCCGGGTTACCGTAGACGCCACACATGTGCTGATGACTATTGGGGATAATGCGGTTTTGGAGGGAAGTGTGGTGCTCGGTGGAGAAGGAGA cggACTTATCGGCTGCGTTCGGAATGTGCTGATTAATGACGAGCCTGTGAACCTTCAGGAAATCGTGAAAACTTCTGAGAAAACAG GAATCACCGAAACTTGCGACACCCGATGCACTGCGGACTTTTGTCAAAACGGTGCAAAATGCTACGAAGATTTTGTGTCAGGAATGCCATTCTGTCAGTGTGCCTTCCCGGATGTACATTCCGGTGTGAACTGTGAGATCGATATAAACACGAATTCGTCAGTCAGCTTCCATGGTGGATATCTAAAGTTCGACGATGTGAAGAATGTGCTGAATGCTCCGATTTACTTCAGTTTTAGGACGGATAGAACTCACGCGTTGTTGTTCTTTGCACACGATCAGAATAACAATTTCTTACAG GTTCACCTTTCCGAAGAAGTGAATGTAACCCTGACGCTCAACAATTTGGACATTGTCTCTCAATGCACCGTCCGTGCTCAACCTGGCACAGAATACGGAGATATGAGGTGGATTCAAGTTGCAATTACTCATGACTCGAAATCTTCTCAGCTGCAAGTTGACGACGCTGCGTGCACTATTAGAACG tccCGAGTGCTGTCCGAAATACCAATTACTCGACTATTGGATGTCTATAATTCAGAATTAGTTGGAATGCCAGTTGGACTTGCCGCACCGGTTAAGCCTAATCCTTACACTTTTACTTTTATCGGAAACGTGAATACAGGAGAGAAGACTAATG ATGGCTCTTTCATCTTGGCGCCAAAGTACGAGTCCCCAATTCCGCGTTTCTATGGATGTATCCGAGGATTTCAGATTAATCGAGAAATGATCGATATGAGGGAGAAAACGGAACACTTGGCGACAAGTGAGATGTATGAAGCATATGGGCCAG CGCTGGTAAAAGTCGGCTGCGAAGTTGGCTGCTCTTCAATCACCTGCTTAAACGGGGGTCATTGCTCTGTTGCCTGGGCTAACACGGATCCATCAGCTGCTACAACGACTTGTGACTGCTCCCGTACCAGCTACACCGGAGCATCTTGCTCACTGGACGAGGGAGTTCATATGGAGCGAAGTGGATTTATTGAGTTTGACATTTCAAAAGAGATGGCGAGATATGTTTTCATTgaacaaaactcaaaaatcccGCAGCTTTTAAAGTTTGCATTTTCATCCAGTCCGGAAATAGTGCTGAAAGACAAGTCAATGCTAGCTCTCGTGGTTTTCAGAGAGAAACA aaaactggAAATCGAGATCAACCCGAATCGAACTATCAACGTTGCAATCACTTATGAGAATGGTAAATCTGATGTGCTGAATTTTGTCGGAGATTTTCTAGACGGGTACCGCCATTTTGTAGTGGTGCAGACAAATCAAGCAAGTGCAACTGCTGTCATG ATCGACTCATTGCGTCAAGACTTTGAGTACCGCGGAAAAGATAAGAACATAGATTTATTCAACGCGGAAAGGATCCGAATTGGAGGTGGCCCACGAGATCGTTACACCGAAACCGATGGATATTTGAAAGCAGGATATACTGGATGTATTTCCA atttcattgTCGACTATCAACGTGGCTCCTCACTAACCTACAAACCAATCACCTACTTTGCGAACCCCACTCACCATCTCTCCAAGCTCATCATGACCAATCGAATCGTATTAGGTGGATGTGCAGCTTTCGAAGTTCCGAATTCTCTTCCAGTTTATCAGAATCGAGTCAAGTTCCCAGTTTGGGATACCGAGTTTAGAAGATTTGTCTATTTTCGTGATGTTGAACCATTGAACGATAATAATGATACCGAATGGACTGATGAGGATAGTGGATCGC ttatgtGGGTCGTATTTATCATTTTCGTGCTCGGTGTGATCTTCCTGATCATCTTCTGCATTTTCATGAAGTGCTGCAGGGAGAAGATTCATGCAC GAGACGATGAGTACTTACACGACGAGGATATACCTCTACATATGGCGCCGACGATTTTGAGACACCCACAGCCAAGTCCACCAc caatcaaaaaatcagcGGCGAGCAACTACAAGATCCCAAACCCGAACATCGATTTTAATAAG GAAAATACGTTTGACTATGATGATGAGGATGAGTTTGCCGGCATCGCAGACGACAATGTGACGGACGATGTGACGGTACGCAATGAGGTTGATGATAGTGATAATGAGACGATTCGTCATATTGATGATGAAGTACAGGATGAGGATGGTATGGTTATTGT GTCACGTCCAACACAAGTAAGCCATCTACCACAACGTGTATCCTCCTTCCGAACCGGTGACCCAACCGCTCCAAAAGATAGCCCATTATACTCAAATATTCGGCCACCAACGTCTCCAATTCATGCAAGTGTGCCAGTTCCACCGCCAAGAATGTCAAATAATTCTCCGTTTGcctag